A window of Magallana gigas chromosome 8, xbMagGiga1.1, whole genome shotgun sequence genomic DNA:
TGATTATGAGTCTGTTTGGGGACAAGTCAGTTTGGGTACAAATTGACAGTAATTTGTTCAAAGGGAAGCATTCAATTcaacaatattatttaactaTAGTTCATTCAGCATACTtccttatttaaaacattttttactaCTACTTCActgttttaaaatgtgaaacttGTAGTAGTAAAGTGAAAATTTACATCTAATCAAAACAGAGGAAACTCTGATTTATGCATCAAGCACTGCACTAAATACACATTTGCCGTACTGGGAAACTGTACTGTTTTTTTATATGCTATTGAAGAGGGAGGAAAGAAATCAAAAGTAGTCGAGATTGATAACAATAGTTATTTCATATGAAAACCTTTTTTGGCTTCAAGAGATCCTGACTGTCGACAACACCACAACGAAAACTCCCCATCATGCAAGATGTAGTGGTCCTCTGACTGAAATAACTGCATTCTTCAGTGTTTCTCATCTGTGATTCAAGTTATTATGGTTAAAACAATTCAATCGCGAACGCAGAAAATGACACTATGTATGAAACGAGATAAATTGCGCATAATCGATGGGTATTAATTATATCATTCACCGtctgtcaaaatttatttacaaagtaatgacgaccacattttATCTTCTTTACAGAAGagtttcatacatttttatcttctttCACAGAAGAGTTCCAGTGCCATGGAATGATGGAGATTCCGACTCGTCGAAATACGAGATCTATACGAGTAAGTGTAGTTGGAATGACAATGTCTGTAttattttaacttgaatttagtttgaaaatttcaattttacattattttatctactctgaaaattttaaaacattttctcgGTTTAAATCTGtctaaacatttaaaattattataacgCATAACGTTATGGATATGATACATCAACAGCTTAGCTGATCAACATCTTGCGACCTAATGATATATGTAGTATACTGTATAGTCTGATTATATGATATCCATAcataacaagagaaaagctaCACCAACATCTTGTACTTTCTAAAATAGGTTACATCCAGAAGACCATTGCAGGGTAGGAGCAGACGTCAAAATAACAATCCGGTTATTCTAAATGATGACGGTAATTATGATTTTTCATCAAAGATTGGTGTTGTAAGGTAGGATTATATAACTAGGACCAGTACAGTCTCTTGATTAAAGGgacatatatgatataaatggtCGCAATTTGagcataaaattttcaaattctattttttccatttttgctgttaacatttttaatacTCATCTGAGATAAAGACCTCACCACCTCTTGTTATGAATAAAACTCAGGTCATGTTATAGTTCATAactttacatatgtatttttaattctGACTCAAATTGGCCGAGTTTGATATGGCGCCGGAATTTTGACTACTGGGTGAAGGTATCATTCTAAATATCAAAGCTGGTCAAATCCACTGAGATTACACTCTAGCAACAGgtgttgtaaataaaatgtttattttgttcACCAGCAGATGTGAAGattggttatacatgtacatatatgaacTATATTTATAATGTTATAAGTGTTTCTTGCTAGTTTAACATCTCATAGATAGAGGGAGATGACTTTTGATGCCCTGTATTAACAGAAGCTGTAGTTTATTATTCTTGCATCATGCATCCAAGGAAAGTTGGTGCTATGGATGTGCAATCTTAGAAGATATGACTGTATTTATTTGCATGtacattaaagctgcttggtccgattttatatcaaattttatgcacgcttttaaacgatggttatgctaagtatatgtataataatagacattgctgTAGTTTTCtcagtcaattaagccaaatttcaatgaagaaaaatacgtacacaATTTGCCAACAAAACAAAagacataaaagggtaccgcgttatttcgcctcatgttaaaattcacccctgaagacgagacgggtatggttgtattacgactttgacatcgcattaaataaaggtcgaaatgatcagacaaattacaaataaacttgtgtacgttttgttcgctaatatttctgaagtttgctttctttacaatcgatgcatagcatgcaggttgaataaccccaattgttcgggggacgaaaccaaacagtttccttttctaaacattcccgcgatgcattttggtttgttttttcgtttgcccaaaaagaaataattttatttactttgaatatttctaactttgaaaggagactgattccgctggtgtaaataggagaaagtccataactttttaagataaataatttgtttagaaaaaaaattgatactgtaataacgaaaaaatcggaccaagcagctttaaggaAGAATTTTTAGTAAATAATACAGTATCaagttaaattgttaaaaatcagGAACCAAGCTTACATCTATTAATGAAACTGAGCCTGAGGAGGtttcataacaaaaatataaaggtTTCTGAGATGACATCATGTACTGCTACAAatgtgtgaactttttaattACAGATGCTGAGCCGCAAAATGTATCCTGTATTGATCTGACAGATTTGGATGcagattttattgatttgaCGAGTCCTGCCCCTAATGACGCAAGCATTATCATTGTAAGTTTACTGTCAAATACATAATAGTAACTGTTATATTATAGTGTTTGTTTTGTCGGAGCTTTGTTATTTAATATGTGGACATGCCAGCTCCTAAAAGTCTATAGTTTTTAATTGTCATATATTTTAGAAtcatattgaatgaaatattatacagggacttattaaaaattattttaaatctatACAAATCATTAAATaacataatatttttgtaattaaaatactgtagacgtatttttttccacggggtcataattccgcggaatcacaatatcaatttaatccgcgggtaaaaatttacgcggattcttttgatgaaaaaaaattatttgaataataattattaaatttagttctgagcgattttcattacctagaatttgtccaactttggacttaaattgtaagaattgttcacagtgaacagtgatTATCAGATGTGCACTGATCGGTAGTCATTAGTTAGCCGTTAAGATGTTACGACGCTGGCTAAAATCGTCTTGTGAAACACAACGTCTTTAATTAACTATCAATTTATGGGTTCACATGTCgtttaaattatgagttgatcagttttatcaattaaaagtcagagcacaaagggatctaaaaattgcagtaaaaactCGGGTCTTAACGGGTAGTTAATTGGGTCATTGAAAGACAGACCCGCTTGGGGCTATTTGTTGTCTGACACGTGCCGTTATCTCAAGCTGggaaaagtttaaatttcatgcaagtaaatttacagaaaattcaaatctttaggagatttaattattttttatgtgaattctcaatacagatttgtttgacagtttgcatagataaaaacgatatacattgggtacacgtatatgcaagtgttatataatgtagtaacttccgattatccttattcatgttatgcaatttcaaaatttcattccaaaatgCACTCTAAGTACACTGGGAAAAAATTCCGCTGAAAATTTGTGCCCGCCTTCATAGCGTAAATTAATACCACGCGGACAAAAGTACGTCTACAGTACATCTGTGTAAAACTTCTGATAGAAAaatgatgaatttaaaaaatattatccaGACTTTTCTCTATATCTTGGCAAGCttattcacaaaaatataattacaatttttctcATGTATTTTTATAGCTTCCTGGAACAGAATCTACAGGTAATGTGATATTCTATTTGCTCACGATACACATCTTATATAGCTGTATCAATATATCAGACATAAACATTGAATATTCTTCATGTTAAGGTTTACAACATTGAAATTAACAAAGATTTATCTGAAATATTGCCACATTCACTGGTAAAAGCCAGGTTGATAATTGtccaaaaataaacacacatgGAGTTTTCGTCCCTGAAATACTCAAAATTAATGAAAGTACATACATTTTACTGATGAATCCTTTTATTCAAACATGATTTTCTGACCACACCCTACAGGGTACGACATAAATTCAATACTTAACGGAAATACTCATACCTGTCATAAATTTTCCTACCAACATGAATATGAAATACATctgtaaaatttgatttgaagaACACGTTCCAGGGCATGTAAGAAAAAAGACTTATCAATAGCTCTGAATCTAGGGTGTTCTATTGattaataagtacatgtattttaaaacattatttttttatttgttgcaAAGAACCAAGGGCAAGGCCTAGAACAAGTAGGAGGGGTTCAAGGACCAGAAGGCAATCTGACAGAGTTAACTTGGATGATTCAGAGAATGATGTCATTGAAATCTCGGAGTCTTACCAAGCCTTGCCTCTTCCTCTGTCCTTTGAGGATGCAGGGTTAgaaatatctatatatatatatatatttcttttatgaGTCCTATCTGGCTCATAGTATTCAGTGTGTTTAGAAAATGGCTTGTTCTGTCACTGTTGTAATTTGTTGTATGATCAATATAcagaacaaaaattaaattcaatatacTGGTTgtagaatcaaaatttctttaaatttttcaatgagTTTTTCTCTTTCGAAGGATTTACCTGCTTTCAAAATAGAAATCACAGATGTAGGTGGGTAGTAAAATGATGTCTATgtctttatttttagaaatgaatCATTCAATGCCAATGATTCTTTGAGATCACCAAGGCAAGAAATTAGCTGTCCAATTTGTATGGATAACAAAAAACAggtatttcaatacatgtaaaatattatgatttaaGTAGACAATATATAGAATCTATAGATAGTTTATGTCAGAATTTTGTAAACCGATGTAATACGGATAAGTATATGATTTTTGGCTTATAAGTTACTTTAAACATATTAAGCATGTAcgatattttgcaaaaattgaaTACCCTGGTATTCAACTAGTTACCGGtagcgtggatttgaattagcgtttTTCTGGTAATACTTATACTTATTCATGCATGCAAGCTAGTTAGAGATGTACATGATTTAACGGAAACCTTTCTCCGCCAAAAAACGCAAAAAGGAATATACAGCCAAATGTGCTACGTGTACAGTATGAATGTAAGGCATGTAATGCCATTGAAGGCTTAGCGAGCAATTGTATATATGTTGCTCTCAGTTGTCTTTGATCTTTCGTAAATACTTGTACGATTTAATAGGatgaatatgtatttattttcctCTCTTTTAAATTTCTCTTTTCTAATCACTCTTTTTATATCAACTTTGATATGGAAATCTCTCTCTATAATAATATTCTTATATTGCTGTATGCTTATTTGGTCTCAAATATcagactatacatgtactactttatTCTGAGATAGATGTAAATGACTTAAGATTCTGATCCACAGATACAGAGAAGTGGGAGACAGTTGATTTCTACAGTGTGTGGCCATGTGTTTTGTGAGCCTTGTATCAAAGCATCCATTACAACTCAACGATGTTGTCCAACCTGCAGGAAGAAGCTGACCCAGCGACAAATCCATCCTCTGTATATATGATGTTTATGAATGGTGACAATAGGAGCGTACttgtaaacatttcacattTGATATTCTCTCTGTTTTTGTAGATATCTTAGTATTAAGATTCACTTCATTCTTATTTGTGTAGATGCAAGTGTTAATGGGAGTTATCTGGATGCACATCAGCATACTAGTATTTGAACAGATGATGTTGATTGACAATcactttattttctttattctcCTTAGAATAAATTGAAGTTTGTCATGtaatatatagtacatgtacagggTTTTAATTATTACAGAGAGATTTCAGATTAAGTATTTCATCAACACTGACTATTGTTTTGCTTGCCATGCCATTTGAGGGTTCTACTTATGGGTTGGCAAGCAcaagattttttatgatttggtaaaaatatttcaCTGGTCTGTTAAAAGAATGAGGAGTCTGCCATGTTGATAAAATTTGAATCAGTTAAGATTATATGTGTGAAAGAGGTTTTATTTGGTCATTGCTAGGGGGTTTGAATGAGTTTAATcttaatgaaatacatgtattaatttttcataaatcattaCTAGAAGAAAATAGATTTAGGATAATTGAAATTCCCTGTAAAATTCTTATTATCATAGCACAGagacttttatttaaacaaaatttgtttttaaattgtctaATATAGAtacttttcttctttttgatGTAAATTCTCATgcctcttttaaaaatgatgtacatgtacattactttTCATGTAAAATTATGTCTTGTTTTAACCAGATTTCTACTTTTGAATCCATAATTCTGTTCATTGATGCCAAAATCTgtaaaaaagttttcatttgGAGCATTTTGCATTGTCAAAGAAGTACAAATGACATTAAAGCATTGAAAAAGCAATTATCATTTCATGTTGTTGAAAAAGGTGTATACACTGAAGTctgattttgttattaaaagttGCTTCATTTACCTGCCAACATTTGTTATAAGAGCATTTTTACatctaactacatgtaattattttttgatataaaagtacaaaattggaaaaaaaattcaacaatataCTTCATGAATGCATGGCCTTCAGTGGCTTTTAAAATGGCTATCTATCAAAACAGCAAAATGGATATTGATAACAGTGGTagattatcaaataaaagctGTAGGCAGAAGACAGAGTTAAAAGGGGTAGACTTCCATGTAAATCAGTAGAGACAAGATTtaacatgtacagtgtattgtGTAGGACATATGTACCAGCAATATTGAAAAAGGGGTACATCTGTATCAACTAAAAATGAATAAGCTAGCTTTAATTCTATTGTGGTACAAATTGCAAAATATCTAGGGAGACTGGCCAAAACTTTACTGATCAACCAAGTAATTAAAAAGCTAGACCACATTATGAGACAGAAAACCCTTGGCTCTGTAAATGATGAAAGACCAAGGAGGGGGGGGGTTCGCTTAAGCTGCGATGATGTAGCcctctctgatttttttttatctgataccccccccccccccaaaaaaaaaaaagaaacaagtggcccaggggccacatcactcacctgagcaacaatagccataactctgatcaaatcagtatcaaaatcaaaatatcttgacaactaaatACATTAAATCttgcttaaattttttttttttttaaatgtgagttttatccacatattttaaatgtaaataccaatccctttttattgttatagtatttgtaagaagatttttctctattcctatataacccccgccccctttgtggcccctcttttctctagggaatcatatGGTTTTATCAAACCTGTGCT
This region includes:
- the LOC105328980 gene encoding E3 ubiquitin-protein ligase RNF4 encodes the protein MMEIPTRRNTRSIRVTSRRPLQGRSRRQNNNPVILNDDDAEPQNVSCIDLTDLDADFIDLTSPAPNDASIIILPGTESTEPRARPRTSRRGSRTRRQSDRVNLDDSENDVIEISESYQALPLPLSFEDAGNESFNANDSLRSPRQEISCPICMDNKKQIQRSGRQLISTVCGHVFCEPCIKASITTQRCCPTCRKKLTQRQIHPLYI